A genome region from Calliopsis andreniformis isolate RMS-2024a chromosome 2, iyCalAndr_principal, whole genome shotgun sequence includes the following:
- the LOC143188449 gene encoding glycerate kinase — MSTDRKNLEDVKSILKNLYFAGVKAVSPKTLILNKVKYKDGILHVDDQSFELKENVYLVGFGKAVMGMSIVLEHMLGDRLKKGVVSIPSASTDTMWESEDKSYFPKIGTSVVEYCEGTVNNQPDDRSYETTHKIIDLVESLTENDTLIVLISGGGSALLYMPRPVIDRDDKMQLCKTLQNAGADIKELNTVRRKLSMVKGGGLARMAYPASIITLILSDIVGDPIDLIASGPTTYCDKDPKEVIAVLKKYDLFDHIEGDVKRVITAKETFDDTPLLGGGKGKGKRRVPRKDRKFIHVNNIILGNNLVAIEAAAAEAWRNKVTPIILRNDVAGNVHDVSLAYTHITNLMCLALDKTLERQEFFDKVKDIPVLSLPPEKVDEIYNLIEGISGEGIVLIGAGEPTVVVTGKGKGGRNQELALHFSLDWLAKIKSNPRLSEYDVLMLSVGSDGQDGPTDAAGAFGYAAIGPMLHDLYAQAKALASKKIVDMQAKREAIQKRIEQKRQRQRPVELCKQQELSGFVISKKSESNDDKSKEEQEEQAALEREKEDEEFIVPFILLTMEIERMLPENTLSDNDTYNLYSRFKKGSNLFKTGLTGTNVMDLHFIYIKKRKCDCNMDFTEKDISENTLDMHDLQIDPSTIERYKAMRTPLTFDWYKYLRRPSDIVKVKVDQLNIKIIDDNLSEPCCRKDRKFPPENLLGGKKLPPL, encoded by the coding sequence ATGTCGACAGATAGAAAAAATTTGGAAGATGTTAAATCTATTCTAAAAAACCTGTACTTTGCCGGTGTTAAAGCTGTTTCaccaaaaactcttatattaaaTAAAGTTAAATATAAAGATGGAATATTACATGTTGATGATCAGAGTTTTGAACTGAAAGAGAATGTTTACCTAGTTGGCTTTGGCAAAGCAGTTATGGGCATGTCAATAGTTCTAGAGCACATGCTTGGAGATCGTTTGAAAAAGGGTGTAGTTAGTATCCCTTCTGCTTCAACGGATACAATGTGGGAATCTGAAGACAAATCATATTTTCCTAAAATTGGAACTAGTGTAGTTGaatattgtgaaggtactgtaaATAATCAACCAGACGACAGATCTTATGAGACAACACATAAGATCATAGATTTAGTAGAAAGTCTTACAGAAAATGACACTTTGATTGTATTGATATCTGGTGGAGGTTCTGCATTACTTTATATGCCAAGACCAGTAATTGATCGTGATGATAAAATGCAGCTTTGCAAAACATTACAAAATGCAGGTGCTGATATTAAAGAATTGAATACAGTTAGGAGAAAGTTATCTATGGTAAAAGGTGGTGGATTAGCCCGAATGGCATATCCAGCTTCCATTATTACTTTGATACTATCTGATATTGTGGGTGATCCCATAGATTTAATTGCTAGTGGTCCAACTACATACTGTGATAAAGATCCAAAAGAGGTAATTGCTGTGTTAAAAAAATATGATTTGTTTGACCATATAGAAGGAGATGTAAAGAGAGTCATAACAGCTAAGGAAACTTTTGATGATACTCCTTTATTAGGAGGAGGTAAAGGCAAAGGTAAACGCAGAGTTCCACGCAAAGATAGAAAATTTAtacatgtaaataatattattttgggAAATAATTTGGTGGCAATTGAAGCAGCTGCTGCAGAAGCATGGCGTAACAAAGTTACTCCAATAATATTAAGAAATGATGTTGCAGGCAATGTACATGATGTTAGTTTAGCATATACTCATATAACAAACTTAATGTGTTTAGCATTAGATAAAACATTAGAGAGGCAAGAATTCTTTGATAAAGTAAAAGATATTCCTGTGCTTTCATTACCTCCTGAGAAAGTGGAtgaaatttataatttaattgaagGTATAAGTGGAGAAGGAATAGTTTTGATTGGTGCAGGTGAACCAACAGTAGTAGTTACGGGAAAAGGGAAAGGAGGCAGAAATCAAGAACTAGCTCTACACTTTTCCTTAGACTGGTTAGCAAAGATAAAGAGTAATCCCCGACTTTCCGAATACGATGTACTAATGCTAAGTGTAGGTTCAGATGGTCAAGATGGCCCAACTGATGCAGCTGGAGCGTTTGGATATGCTGCTATTGGACCAATGCTCCATGACTTATATGCACAGGCAAAAGCTTTGGCTTCAAAAAAAATTGTTGACATGCAGGCGAAAAGAGAAGCTATCCAGAAAAGAATAGAGCAGAAACGTCAAAGGCAGCGACCTGTAGAGTTATGCAAACAACAAGAATTGAGTGGCTTTGTGATATCAAAAAAATCGGAATCAAATGATGATAAATCAAAAGAAGAGCAAGAAGAACAAGCAGCTCttgagagagaaaaagaagacGAAGAATTTATAGTTCCGTTCATACtgttaaccatggaaatagaacGCATGTTACCCGAAAATACTTTAAGTGATAATGacacatataatttatattcaCGATTCAAGAAAGgttcaaatttatttaaaactggTTTAACTGGTACTAATGTTATGGACttacattttatttatattaagaaACGTAAATGTGATTGTAATATGGACTTCACAGAAAAGGATATATCTGAGAATACCTTGGATATGCATGATTTGCAAATAGATCCTTCAACTATTGAGAGATATAAAGCTATGCGTACACCATTGACTTTTGATTGGTATAAATATTTACGTAGACCATctgatattgtgaaagtaaaggttgacCAACTCAATATAAAAATCATTGATGATAATTTGTCAGAACCATGTTGTAGAAAAGATAGAAAATTTCCGCCTGAAAATCTTTTAGGCGGTAAAAAACTTCCACCACTATGA
- the LOC143188447 gene encoding small G protein signaling modulator 3 homolog isoform X1: MDIAKSLFNVRDHEGYVGKEDHNKKLETAVSEDEFEMEVTGLCGEILSPAPGGPFFALTPSMWPQDILAKLNQPDDPNSQPEYRFDEFGFRVDEEDGPEQSSKKLLGVPFVEDPQHRLQWVALLEFSHNKEVAELSWQNMDRRLPRTDKLRDMVRHGVPHSLRPQIWMRMSGALQKKCSSEIMYKDIVKASSNDALMTNKQIEKDLLRIMPGNACFSHLHSTGIPRLRRVMRALAWLYPDIGYCQGTGTIAASLLLLLEEEDAFWMMATIVEDLLPASYYSSTLLGIQADQRVLRTLVSNYLPDIDHVLVQHDIELSLISLHWFLTLFASVVHMKILLRIWDMFLFDGSIVLFQVTLGMLKIKESELRQLENSAQIFNALSDIPGDIDDVDQLFDISLEVSGSLTDVLVETHRRRHLAYLMADQGGLVGNPDAVPNLPKQHLNRRQMKRNKSMLQTFLFGNYETEDDAKSKNIRQTEILVDLREAVLQVARHFINVDPKLSNVILIADYSMESHAKDHDNYVNVSRTRKRRAKALLDFERHCDDELGFRKNDIITIISQKDEHCWVGELNGLRGWFPAKFVELLDERSKQYTCAGDDAVSEAVTDLVRGTLCPAIKAVLEHGMRRPSFLGGPCHPWLFIEEASNREVEKDFNSVYSRLVLCRTYRLDEDGKVLTPEEVPLFFIRLHLYNCCLKLNIKFVFQLLYRCVQSVNLTHDNAHAQMDVKLRSLICLGLNEQVLHLWLEVLCSCVEVVQKWYQPWSFINSPGWVQIKCELRILSQFAFNLNPDWELPPKKEQSQPLKDGVRDMLVKHHLFSWDL, encoded by the exons ATGGATATCGCCAAGTCATTATTTAATGTTCGCGATCATGAAGGTTATGTTGGAAAAGAAGATCATAAT AAAAAGTTGGAGACAGCTGTGTCTGAAGATGAATTTGAAATGGAAGTTACAGGATTATGTGGAGAAATCTTATCTCCTGCTCCTGGGGGTCCATTTTTTGCCTTGACACCATCTATGTGGCCTCAAGATATTTTAGCTAAATTAAATCAACCTGATGATCCTAATTCCCAACCTGAATATAg GTTTGATGAATTCGGATTTCGTGTAGATGAAGAAGATGGACCAGAGCAAAGTTCAAAAAAATTGTTGGGTGTACCATTTGTTGAGGATCCTCAACACAG ATTACAATGGGTTGCTCTATTGGAGTTTAGTCATAATAAAGAGGTAGCAGAACTTTCTTGGCAAAATATGGACAGAAGACTGCCTAGAACTGATAAGTTACGTGACATGGTTCGTCATGGTGTCCCTCATTCTCTCAGACCACAAATTTGGATGAGAATGTCAG GAGCATTACAAAAAAAATGTTCTTCTGAGATAATGTACAAAGATATAGTAAAAGCATCAAGTAATGATGCCTTAATGACAAATAAACAGATAGAAAAGGATTTACTTCGTATTATGCCTGGGAATGCATGTTTCAGTCATCTTCACAGTACTGGAATACCACGTTTAAGACGCGTTATGCGTGCTCTGGCTTGGTTGTATCCTGATATTGG ATATTGTCAAGGTACTGGAACAATAGCAGCTTCTCTCTTATTGCTCCTAGAGGAAGAAGATGCTTTCTGGATGATGGCTACTATAGTAGAAGATTTGCTGCCAGCATCTTACTATTCTTCAACGTTATTAG GTATTCAAGCTGACCAAAGAGTACTTCGTACACTAGTATCTAATTACCTTCCTGATATAGATCATGTTCTGGTTCAGCATGATATAGAATTAAGTTTAATATCTTTACACTGGTTCCTAACTTTATTTGCATCTGTTGTGCACATGAAAATATTATTACGTATATGGGACATGTTTCTCTTTGATGGATCTATAGTTTTATTTCAAGTCACACTTGGAATGTTAAAAATTAAAG AATCGGAATTAAGGCAACTGGAAAATTCTGCACAAATATTTAATGCTCTTTCGGATATACCAGGAGATATCGATGATGTTGATCAGTTATTTGAT ATATCTTTAGAAGTAAGCGGATCATTAACCGATGTATTAGTTGAAACTCATAGACGTCGACATTTAGCATATTTAATGGCAGATCAAGGAGGATTAGTAGGTAATCCTGATGCTGTGCCAAATTTACCAAAGCAGCATCTTAATAG GCGTCAAATGAAGAGAAATAAATCGATGTTACAAACATTCTTATTTGGAAATTACGAGACTGAAGATGATGCGAAGTCAAAAAATATTCGTCAAACAG AAATATTAGTGGATTTAAGAGAAGCTGTTTTACAAGTGGCTAGACATTTTATAAATGTCGATCCAAAATTGAGTAATGTTATTCTTATAGCAGATTACAGTATGGAAAGTCATGCAAAGGATCATGACAATTATGTTAATGTATCGCGTACTAGAAAGAGGAGGGCCAAAGCATTATTAG ATTTTGAACGACATTGTGACGATGAATTAGGTTTTCGAAAAAATGACATAATCACGATTATAAGTCAGAAAGATGAACATTGCTGGGTAGGAGAGCTTAATGGTCTAAGGGGCTGGTTCCCTGCAAAATTCGTAGAATTGCTAGATGAAAGAAGCAAACAATACACTTGTGCAGGCGATGACGCAGTTAGCGAAGCTGTTACTGATTTAGTTAGAGGAACTTTGTGTCCTGCTATAAAAGCAGTATTAGAACATGGAATGCGTAGACCTTCGTTTTTGGGTGGACCATGCCATCCATGGCTTTTCATAGAAGAAGCCTCGAACAGAGAAGTAGAGAAAGATTTCAATTCTGTCTACAGTAGACTAGTACTTTGCAGAACATATAGATTGGACGAAGATGGTAAAGTTCTTACACCAGAGGAGGTACCACTATTTTTTATAAGGTTACACCTTTATAATTGTTgtctaaaattaaatataaaatttgtatttcaGTTACTATATAGATGCGTTCAATCAGTGAATTTAACACACGATAATGCGCATGCACAAATGGACGTAAAATTACGATCTCTCATTTGTCTAGGATTGAACGAGCAGGTTTTACATTTATGGCTCGAAGTACTATGTTCTTGCGTGGAAGTTGTACAGAAATG GTATCAACCATGGAGTTTCATAAATAGCCCTGGGTGGGTACAAATCaaatgcgaattgaggatattaagtCAGTTTGCATTTAACTTGAATCCAGATTGGGAATTACCACCAAAGAAAGAACAATCTCAACCATTAAAAGACGGTGTTCGCGATATGTTAGTTAAACATCATTTATTTAGTTGGGACCTTTAG
- the LOC143186098 gene encoding late histone H2B.L4-like has product MPAKPGGKAVKEVKLKEKISADIPDEQKRKKRKETYGTYIYKVLKQVHPATGISSKAMLIMNNFVNDMFERIAAEASILSSYNKQRKGRTISAKEIQTAVKLLLPGELSKHAMSEGTKAVSKYLSTK; this is encoded by the coding sequence ATGCCTGCTAAACCTGGAGGAAAGGCGGTGAAAGAAGTAAAGCTTAAAGAAAAGATTTCTGCGGATATACCGGATGagcagaagaggaagaagagaaaGGAGACATACGGAACCTACATTTATAAAGTTCTTAAGCAAGTTCACCCGGCTACAGGCATTTCAAGTAAAGCCATGCTTATCATGAACAATTTCGTTAACGATATGTTTGAGCGAATTGCTGCTGAAGCGTCTATCCTGAGCTCTTACAATAAACAAAGGAAAGGAAGAACCATCTCTGCAAAGGAGATACAGACAGCTGTTAAACTTTTATTACCAGGTGAACTTTCTAAACACGCTATGAGTGAGGGCACAAAGGCAGTCAGCAAATATCTGAGcacgaaataa
- the LOC143188450 gene encoding histone H4 translates to MTGRGKGGKGLGKGGAKRHRKVLRDNIQGITKPAIRRLARRGGVKRISGLIYEETRGVLKVFLENVIRDAVTYTEHAKRKTVTAMDVVYALKRQGRTLYGFGG, encoded by the coding sequence ATGACTGGCCGAGGAAAGGGAGGAAAAGGATTGGGAAAGGGAGGAGCGAAGAGACACAGGAAAGTACTTCGTGATAACATTCAAGGTATCACGAAGCCGGCCATACGTCGATTGGCGAGGCGTGGAGGTGTCAAACGTATCTCTGGTCTGATTTACGAAGAAACTCGAGGTGTGCTGAAAGTGTTCCTGGAAAACGTTATTCGTGACGCTGTCACTTATACGGAGCACGCAAAAAGAAAGACTGTAACGGCTATGGATGTCGTTTATGCTCTGAAACGACAAGGAAGAACCCTCTACGGATTTGGTGGTTAA
- the LOC143184358 gene encoding histone H3 gives MARTKQTARKSTGGKAPRKQLATKAARKSAPATGGVKKPHRYRPGTVALREIRRYQKSTELLIRKLPFQRLVREIAQDFKTDLRFQSSAVMALQEASEAYLVGLFEDTNLCAIHAKRVTIMPKDIQLARRIRGERA, from the coding sequence ATGGCTCGTACCAAGCAGACCGCCAGGAAATCTACGGGAGGTAAAGCTCCTCGTAAACAATTGGCCACTAAAGCTGCTCGTAAAAGTGCCCCAGCCACTGGTGGCGTGAAGAAGCCTCATCGTTACAGGCCTGGGACAGTGGCACTCCGAGAAATTCGACGCTATCAGAAAAGTACTGAATTGCTGATCCGTAAATTGCCTTTCCAAAGGTTGGTGCGTGAAATCGCCCAGGATTTCAAGACTGACCTCCGTTTCCAAAGCTCGGCGGTGATGGCCCTTCAAGAAGCCAGCGAAGCATATTTGGTTGGACTCTTCGAAGACACGAATTTGTGCGCCATTCATGCAAAACGTGTTACTATTATGCCTAAAGATATTCAGCTTGCTCGTCGTATTCGTGGCGAGCGCGCTTAA
- the LOC143188447 gene encoding small G protein signaling modulator 3 homolog isoform X2, which translates to MDIAKSLFNVRDHEGYVGKEDHNKKLETAVSEDEFEMEVTGLCGEILSPAPGGPFFALTPSMWPQDILAKLNQPDDPNSQPEYRFDEFGFRVDEEDGPEQSSKKLLGVPFVEDPQHRLQWVALLEFSHNKEVAELSWQNMDRRLPRTDKLRDMVRHGVPHSLRPQIWMRMSGALQKKCSSEIMYKDIVKASSNDALMTNKQIEKDLLRIMPGNACFSHLHSTGIPRLRRVMRALAWLYPDIGYCQGTGTIAASLLLLLEEEDAFWMMATIVEDLLPASYYSSTLLGIQADQRVLRTLVSNYLPDIDHVLVQHDIELSLISLHWFLTLFASVVHMKILLRIWDMFLFDGSIVLFQVTLGMLKIKESELRQLENSAQIFNALSDIPGDIDDVDQLFDISLEVSGSLTDVLVETHRRRHLAYLMADQGGLVGNPDAVPNLPKQHLNRRQMKRNKSMLQTFLFGNYETEDDAKSKNIRQTEILVDLREAVLQVARHFINVDPKLSNVILIADYSMESHAKDHDNYVNVSRTRKRRAKALLDFERHCDDELGFRKNDIITIISQKDEHCWVGELNGLRGWFPAKFVELLDERSKQYTCAGDDAVSEAVTDLVRGTLCPAIKAVLEHGMRRPSFLGGPCHPWLFIEEASNREVEKDFNSVYSRLVLCRTYRLDEDGKVLTPEELLYRCVQSVNLTHDNAHAQMDVKLRSLICLGLNEQVLHLWLEVLCSCVEVVQKWYQPWSFINSPGWVQIKCELRILSQFAFNLNPDWELPPKKEQSQPLKDGVRDMLVKHHLFSWDL; encoded by the exons ATGGATATCGCCAAGTCATTATTTAATGTTCGCGATCATGAAGGTTATGTTGGAAAAGAAGATCATAAT AAAAAGTTGGAGACAGCTGTGTCTGAAGATGAATTTGAAATGGAAGTTACAGGATTATGTGGAGAAATCTTATCTCCTGCTCCTGGGGGTCCATTTTTTGCCTTGACACCATCTATGTGGCCTCAAGATATTTTAGCTAAATTAAATCAACCTGATGATCCTAATTCCCAACCTGAATATAg GTTTGATGAATTCGGATTTCGTGTAGATGAAGAAGATGGACCAGAGCAAAGTTCAAAAAAATTGTTGGGTGTACCATTTGTTGAGGATCCTCAACACAG ATTACAATGGGTTGCTCTATTGGAGTTTAGTCATAATAAAGAGGTAGCAGAACTTTCTTGGCAAAATATGGACAGAAGACTGCCTAGAACTGATAAGTTACGTGACATGGTTCGTCATGGTGTCCCTCATTCTCTCAGACCACAAATTTGGATGAGAATGTCAG GAGCATTACAAAAAAAATGTTCTTCTGAGATAATGTACAAAGATATAGTAAAAGCATCAAGTAATGATGCCTTAATGACAAATAAACAGATAGAAAAGGATTTACTTCGTATTATGCCTGGGAATGCATGTTTCAGTCATCTTCACAGTACTGGAATACCACGTTTAAGACGCGTTATGCGTGCTCTGGCTTGGTTGTATCCTGATATTGG ATATTGTCAAGGTACTGGAACAATAGCAGCTTCTCTCTTATTGCTCCTAGAGGAAGAAGATGCTTTCTGGATGATGGCTACTATAGTAGAAGATTTGCTGCCAGCATCTTACTATTCTTCAACGTTATTAG GTATTCAAGCTGACCAAAGAGTACTTCGTACACTAGTATCTAATTACCTTCCTGATATAGATCATGTTCTGGTTCAGCATGATATAGAATTAAGTTTAATATCTTTACACTGGTTCCTAACTTTATTTGCATCTGTTGTGCACATGAAAATATTATTACGTATATGGGACATGTTTCTCTTTGATGGATCTATAGTTTTATTTCAAGTCACACTTGGAATGTTAAAAATTAAAG AATCGGAATTAAGGCAACTGGAAAATTCTGCACAAATATTTAATGCTCTTTCGGATATACCAGGAGATATCGATGATGTTGATCAGTTATTTGAT ATATCTTTAGAAGTAAGCGGATCATTAACCGATGTATTAGTTGAAACTCATAGACGTCGACATTTAGCATATTTAATGGCAGATCAAGGAGGATTAGTAGGTAATCCTGATGCTGTGCCAAATTTACCAAAGCAGCATCTTAATAG GCGTCAAATGAAGAGAAATAAATCGATGTTACAAACATTCTTATTTGGAAATTACGAGACTGAAGATGATGCGAAGTCAAAAAATATTCGTCAAACAG AAATATTAGTGGATTTAAGAGAAGCTGTTTTACAAGTGGCTAGACATTTTATAAATGTCGATCCAAAATTGAGTAATGTTATTCTTATAGCAGATTACAGTATGGAAAGTCATGCAAAGGATCATGACAATTATGTTAATGTATCGCGTACTAGAAAGAGGAGGGCCAAAGCATTATTAG ATTTTGAACGACATTGTGACGATGAATTAGGTTTTCGAAAAAATGACATAATCACGATTATAAGTCAGAAAGATGAACATTGCTGGGTAGGAGAGCTTAATGGTCTAAGGGGCTGGTTCCCTGCAAAATTCGTAGAATTGCTAGATGAAAGAAGCAAACAATACACTTGTGCAGGCGATGACGCAGTTAGCGAAGCTGTTACTGATTTAGTTAGAGGAACTTTGTGTCCTGCTATAAAAGCAGTATTAGAACATGGAATGCGTAGACCTTCGTTTTTGGGTGGACCATGCCATCCATGGCTTTTCATAGAAGAAGCCTCGAACAGAGAAGTAGAGAAAGATTTCAATTCTGTCTACAGTAGACTAGTACTTTGCAGAACATATAGATTGGACGAAGATGGTAAAGTTCTTACACCAGAGGAG TTACTATATAGATGCGTTCAATCAGTGAATTTAACACACGATAATGCGCATGCACAAATGGACGTAAAATTACGATCTCTCATTTGTCTAGGATTGAACGAGCAGGTTTTACATTTATGGCTCGAAGTACTATGTTCTTGCGTGGAAGTTGTACAGAAATG GTATCAACCATGGAGTTTCATAAATAGCCCTGGGTGGGTACAAATCaaatgcgaattgaggatattaagtCAGTTTGCATTTAACTTGAATCCAGATTGGGAATTACCACCAAAGAAAGAACAATCTCAACCATTAAAAGACGGTGTTCGCGATATGTTAGTTAAACATCATTTATTTAGTTGGGACCTTTAG
- the LOC143184342 gene encoding histone H3 gives MARTKQTARKSTGGKAPRKQLATKAARKSAPATGGVKKPHRYRPGTVALREIRRYQKSTELLIRKLPFQRLVREIAQDFKTDLRFQSSAVMALQEASEAYLVGLFEDTNLCAIHAKRVTIMPKDIQLARRIRGERA, from the coding sequence ATGGCTCGTACCAAGCAGACCGCCAGGAAATCTACAGGGGGTAAAGCTCCTCGTAAACAATTGGCCACGAAAGCCGCTCGTAAAAGTGCCCCAGCTACTGGTGGCGTGAAGAAGCCTCATCGTTACAGGCCTGGGACAGTGGCACTCCGAGAAATTCGACGCTATCAGAAAAGTACTGAATTGCTGATCCGTAAATTACCATTCCAAAGGTTAGTGCGTGAAATTGCCCAGGACTTCAAGACTGACCTCCGTTTCCAAAGCTCGGCGGTGATGGCCCTTCAAGAAGCCAGCGAAGCATATTTGGTTGGACTCTTCGAAGACACGAATTTGTGCGCCATTCATGCGAAACGTGTCACTATTATGCCTAAAGATATTCAGCTTGCTCGTCGTATTCGTGGCGAGCGTGCTTAA
- the LOC143186892 gene encoding histone H4 codes for MTGRGKGGKGLGKGGAKRHRKVLRDNIQGITKPAIRRLARRGGVKRISGLIYEETRGVLKVFLENVIRDAVTYTEHAKRKTVTAMDVVYALKRQGRTLYGFGG; via the coding sequence ATGACTGGCCGAGGAAAGGGAGGAAAGGGATTGGGAAAGGGAGGAGCAAAGAGACATAGGAAGGTACTTCGTGATAACATCCAAGGAATTACCAAGCCAGCCATTCGTAGATTGGCAAGAAGAGGTGGCGTGAAGAGAATCAGCGGTTTAATTTACGAAGAGACTCGTGGAGTCTTGAAGGTATTTCTTGAAAATGTGATTCGAGATGCTGTCACCTACACTGAACACGCCAAAAGGAAAACTGTGACAGCTATGGACGTGGTGTACGCACTGAAACGTCAAGGCAGAACCCTGTACGGTTTTGGCGGCTAA